ATCACTCACCTTGAATGAAGTCCGCAATCGTTTGAAAGAAGATCTGAAGGATGAGGAATTAGAGCGCACGCTGCATACCGAATACCATAAACGCCTGGCCATCACCTTTCTTTGCGTTGTTTTTGCCATGATCGGCGTGGGCTTGGGAACCACAACCAATCGTCGAGCCGCAAAAGCCGGAGGCATGATTCTTTGTATTGGTCTGATCATTCTTTATTGGACCTTGTATGTCGCTGCCGAAGGCATGGCACGATCCGGAGCTTTACCTGTACCACTAGCGATCTGGACTCCGAATTTTATTTTTGCGATTTTAGGAATGGAATCTTTAAGAAGAAATTGGAACTAAGAGTGCGGTCGAAAATTAGAGCGATGCAGTAGCATCCATACTACCACGGTCATCCTTGACCACATCGCCCCTCCCTTACATCAAATGGTAGGGGCATTCCCTCGACCTTGCAAAAGATTTTTTTAGATCATTTCATTTTTTTCCGAGCAATTTTGGCAACTTAGACGACATACTACCGGTAGTGGTGGCCATTTTCAGGGCTACCTATTGGTGCTACTTGCAAGCCCAAGTTCGCAAATTCTACGGCAAAGTGCATGGATAAATCCTGAGCATCGCGGACTAACAATGCACCGTCCATTAACAATTCCAGACTGCCGGAAAAATGCGGATCCAACGGGTGTCCCGGAACCACCCACACGGGGCGCCCTAGCTGCAGGGATTGTTGGGCCGTAATCAGGGTTCCACTGCGCTTTTTGGCCTCAACTAATAAGCTGGCCTTCCCAAGTGCTGCGATCAAGCGGTTGCGATGATGAAAGAGGTGCTTATGCATTTTTTGTTCATACGCATACTCGCTTAAAAAGCAACCTCCACCATTCAGAATGGGCACCATCCATTCTTGCAAGTTCGCGGGATACAGATGCCCCAACCCCGATGGCAAAACGACAATGGTCGTTGTGTCCTTGCGCAAAGCCGTTGCATGAGACTTCTGATCAATTCCTCGCGCGCCACCACTGACGACACAGGGCTTTTCTTTTTCGCAAAACAACGCAAATTCTTTTTCCATCCACTGCATGGATTCAAATGTGGGTTCGCGACTGCCCACCACAGCAAGCGTTCTTTCGGTCAACCAGGCTGCGGACCCTAGGTAGGTTAAAGTCAAAGGCGGCTCTTCCATCCAATAGCAGGAAGAGGGGTAAAGGGCTTCCCCATAACACAGCATCTGCACCCCTTGAAGTCTTAATCGAACCGTTTCTTCGTAATGCGTTTTAAAAAGCGCGTGATTCTTCTGCAAAGCTGCAAAAAGATCAGGAACACTTTGTTTTAATTCCGCCAAGAGCGCTTCTGTCGACAGCAGACCCAAACCACCCAAGGTGCGATAAAGATGCAAAAGTTTTTCTTTATGTGCAGAGTACAAAGGATGAGACTTGATAAGTTGTGATAAAGAATAAAGATCATTCATAAACAAAAAAACCCTGCAATTCGCAGGGTCCTTTTGTTTTCCGTTTATAATTCAAGATCCAAGTCTTCACTTCCGGATTCCGGTGAACTCCCCGAAGGCGCCGCGGGGGCTTCCTCAAAATCTTTTTCAAAATCCTGCTCGATGGCGGGCGTTGCCTGGCTGGGCGCCGAAGAGGGCGTCATATTGGTCGCATGGACCGTCGCACTTCCAACGTAGTCGCCAAGAAGAATATCTTCCGTAGCCCGCGTGATATACGCCGTCGCAAAATTTCCGGATACTTTCACGATCTTCGCAGCACCGATCACACGGTCATTCATCACCGCTTCATTTTTTTTATTACGAATGCGTTCGTCTGCGTGAATGGCCAGAACCTGCCCCTCCTGCAAACCCTGATTTGTGCCCGCATCTAAAAATACCAGCGAGTTAGAACCAAAAAGTTTTCGCTTCGCCTCGAAGTGGCCACCCATAATCTTTGCGCCCACGCCGCCGCTAATGGGGCCCGCTGAAGGATCAATCATCGGCAACTTACCGGGCGTCAAAACAGCACCGACTTGCACGGGCTGCAGGGACTTTTTAACCATCGCGCGATAGATGTTTTTCTGGCTGTTCACTCGTTCCAGAATTTGGATTTCACCTTGAACCTCAACCATAAAACCGCTGCGACCTTTTTGCGCCGGGTCCGGAACCGTGCCGACATTCTTTTGCGCGACATATTCCTGACCTGCACTGCCGTTATCCAACTGAACAAAAACATACTGGTATTCGCCGGCGGTTTTCATTTCAAGCTCGGCCGCTGTCACCACACCCGCTCCGTACGCGGGCGTATCCTGAATATAGTATTCAAGGTATTCCATGGCGGTCGGAAACTTTGTTTTAGGAAGCTCTACTTGCAACTGTACTTTCGTTTCCGCCAAAGTTCCCATGCGATACATCGGCAAACTGTTGGGCAGTGTCTTTAAAAGAGGAACGCGTTTTCGTCCCCGCGGAATCGAAGCTCCCGCCGTGGACGCAGCCGTCTCGTCTTTGTCCTTTTCGGCTTTTTGATTGATCAGAGCGGTTTCTCCGACGTCCAAAGTTGGCGCATCATCCATGCTTCCTGGAAAAAACTGGACGCTCATTCCCGGGTCAATCTCATGGGGATTTAAAATCTGGCCTTTATTCAAAGACCAAATCTTTGGCCAAAACAAAGGGTCACCGAAAAAGGTCGTTGAAATGCCTGACAGCGTGTCGCCCTTTTGCACCTGATAGGTTTCGGATTCACGCGCGCCCACAGCCTTTTCCCAGGCTTCAACCGGAGTGGGCTGCTCATTGTAGGTTTTGTAAATTCGATGAAATTCCGCCTCGCGAGAATAATCGGGCTCATTGCCACCAAAGGCCGTCGGAGCCGTGTCTGTCGCCGCCGGAGGTACATCCACTGTCGCCGGAGGTGGCGCATCCAGGGATTCCTGTCCTGGCTCCGGGATCTCTTTAAACTCTGGCACGGAGGGCTCGACCGTTTGTTGTGGCGCCTGAGGCTCAAGCACATCCAAAGGATCAGACTCCCAAGCTGCGTCAGGGGGTGTGTCCTGCGCCTGAGCAACAAGAGCACAAAAAATCATGGTTAAAAGAACAGAGAACTTTTTCTTCATCACTTATGCATCCTTGCGAAGTGAATTCTTATTTCGTCATTCTGATTTCAGCATCGGCACGGAACGACTCCGGACTGCCGGGGTATTTGGTGCGTACTTCCTTCAGCGTCAACAGTGCGTATTCGGGAAGATTCATGCGTTTATACGTCATGGCCTTAGCGAACTTCGCGGCAACGACCTTATTACTCAAGGGATATTCTTTTTCGATGCGCGCAAAATACTTTATCGCTTCGGCAAAGTTGTTATGATCCACCGCCATGCGCCCCGCTAAAAACAGCGCGTTGTCAGCGTAGGAACTTTGTGGAAAACGAGACAGCAAACTTTGCAGCCGACTCTTAAATGCAATTTCATCATCGTTCTGATATGCGCTTACCATTTCAGCATAGAGTGTGATGTCATTTTCTTTAGAAATGTCTTTTCCTGTCAGCTCGACAAGCAAAGACTCTTGCTGCAAATCTTTGGCGGACATTTTTTGGGAAGACGCTCCAGGCTTTGCAAATACCGTCAATGGCAGGGTCACAAGCACCGTTGCTGCTAATCGTCTAAGTTGCTTCATCTCTCGACACCTCATGATCTTTGCTCAGTATGACACGCAATGAGAAGTGCAAACAAGCAGGAGTTATCCACATAAAATGTTGAGTTATTGTAATGCTAGACCTTAGACCTGTTCATTTTCAAGGGTTTCAGCGAAATGCATATTCCTTAAGCATAGCTTAAACATTTGTTTTTACTTACAAAAATGAAATTACAGCGACGTAATTAAGCTGTCAAATTTCAGATCTTAAAATCCGACCTCAGGAGACGCGCGGACCTCATGACAGAATATTTTAGAAATTAGGTGCGTCATTAAATTTGCTAACTATTTGGAACCATGATTGTTCTTCTTCTCTTTGCACTGAGCTTAAGCACACCCGCTTCTCCTAATTTGCTGATAAACACATCAATTTTCAGTCAGAAAATTCAGACAAAATGTTCACAACATCTGCCAAAAGAGTCTCACCATGTTGAAGCTTTAAACTCTTTAGTTTGTGGTGAAAAAATCACAGATAAAAATTTGCGCGAAAATCTGCAAAAAACATCGCTGATTCATATCTTCGTGGTGTCTGGTTCGCATCTTCTTTTGCTTGATGAACTCTTAGGCATTTTACGAATTCCATTCTATGTAAGATTTTTCTTTATGAGTTTTTACTCTATACTGATCGGATGGCAGGCGCCGGCGGTACGCGCACTTCTGGGGTTAGGCCTGCGCCGAGTCTTTAAACACTCACGCCTGTTCTTTCCTAGGGATCTCAGTGTGCTTCTGACAGGAGCTGCGGCTCTGATTCTGTTTCCCGCCTGGTGGTCGTCGTGGTCCTTTCTTATGAGCTGGTGCGCGGCTTTAGCTTTAACCACACCCGATGTCTTGCGCATCAAAAGTTCTTGGACACGAGGATTTTTAACACAGTTTTCGATTTTCTTTTTGATGTGTGCGCCGCTGTGGGGAATCGGAAGTCTGCATCCGCTGAGCATCGTCTATAATTTATTTTTGGCCCCGGCCATCTCGTACATACTTTTACCATTAAGCTTTCTGACGGTGCTCTGCCCTGATCTTGTCCCGGCCTTCGATTTCGTGATGGAACTTTTTGCGAAATCTCTGCCGGTGCTTTCTGAGCCCATCTCGCTCACCGTTCGCCCGCCGCCGACAATTCCACTGCTCTGGGGGTGGCTTTTGTTCTGGCACTTATGTTTTCATTTTTTGCGCCTGCATTTATGGCAGGGAAAAGACTTAAGATGAAGTACCTGGTTTTTCTGTTGGTGTTTGCCAGCCCCAGTCTGAATCGGGATATTCCCGCGCGATCTTATTTTGTTGTCTGGAACGTGGGACAAGGGCAATGGCTCACGGCCATCACACCCGCAAGTTGCCATCACTTTGACATGGGCGGCGAATTTTTCCCCTGGCAAAAAATCATCTTCCAGTGTGCGCAGAAAGAAAACTTTGTTTTTCTTAGTCACTGGGATTGGGATCACATCGGCGCTTTGAACCAATTCAAAAACATGACTCGTTTGCAGAAATTATGTATTCAATTGCGTCCCCGTGGCAAAACCTCGGGGCGAAAGGCCCGCTTATTAAGTTCCTATTTAGACTGCCCGGTGCAGTTCAAAGGGGCTGTGTGGTCGACTCAAAGCCCGCGCAACACTAACGAACAGAGTCATGTGATAGCCTTTAACAGCTACCTCATTCCCGGCGACTCCACCTCGGCACAGGAAAAAAAGTGGAGCACCCTCAGCGCTTTTCGGCAAGCTCGCGTCCTGATTCTAG
The genomic region above belongs to Bdellovibrio sp. ArHS and contains:
- a CDS encoding DNA-processing protein DprA, with protein sequence MNDLYSLSQLIKSHPLYSAHKEKLLHLYRTLGGLGLLSTEALLAELKQSVPDLFAALQKNHALFKTHYEETVRLRLQGVQMLCYGEALYPSSCYWMEEPPLTLTYLGSAAWLTERTLAVVGSREPTFESMQWMEKEFALFCEKEKPCVVSGGARGIDQKSHATALRKDTTTIVVLPSGLGHLYPANLQEWMVPILNGGGCFLSEYAYEQKMHKHLFHHRNRLIAALGKASLLVEAKKRSGTLITAQQSLQLGRPVWVVPGHPLDPHFSGSLELLMDGALLVRDAQDLSMHFAVEFANLGLQVAPIGSPENGHHYR
- a CDS encoding LysM peptidoglycan-binding domain-containing protein; the protein is MKKKFSVLLTMIFCALVAQAQDTPPDAAWESDPLDVLEPQAPQQTVEPSVPEFKEIPEPGQESLDAPPPATVDVPPAATDTAPTAFGGNEPDYSREAEFHRIYKTYNEQPTPVEAWEKAVGARESETYQVQKGDTLSGISTTFFGDPLFWPKIWSLNKGQILNPHEIDPGMSVQFFPGSMDDAPTLDVGETALINQKAEKDKDETAASTAGASIPRGRKRVPLLKTLPNSLPMYRMGTLAETKVQLQVELPKTKFPTAMEYLEYYIQDTPAYGAGVVTAAELEMKTAGEYQYVFVQLDNGSAGQEYVAQKNVGTVPDPAQKGRSGFMVEVQGEIQILERVNSQKNIYRAMVKKSLQPVQVGAVLTPGKLPMIDPSAGPISGGVGAKIMGGHFEAKRKLFGSNSLVFLDAGTNQGLQEGQVLAIHADERIRNKKNEAVMNDRVIGAAKIVKVSGNFATAYITRATEDILLGDYVGSATVHATNMTPSSAPSQATPAIEQDFEKDFEEAPAAPSGSSPESGSEDLDLEL
- a CDS encoding tetratricopeptide repeat protein, whose protein sequence is MKQLRRLAATVLVTLPLTVFAKPGASSQKMSAKDLQQESLLVELTGKDISKENDITLYAEMVSAYQNDDEIAFKSRLQSLLSRFPQSSYADNALFLAGRMAVDHNNFAEAIKYFARIEKEYPLSNKVVAAKFAKAMTYKRMNLPEYALLTLKEVRTKYPGSPESFRADAEIRMTK
- a CDS encoding ComEC/Rec2 family competence protein, producing MIVLLLFALSLSTPASPNLLINTSIFSQKIQTKCSQHLPKESHHVEALNSLVCGEKITDKNLRENLQKTSLIHIFVVSGSHLLLLDELLGILRIPFYVRFFFMSFYSILIGWQAPAVRALLGLGLRRVFKHSRLFFPRDLSVLLTGAAALILFPAWWSSWSFLMSWCAALALTTPDVLRIKSSWTRGFLTQFSIFFLMCAPLWGIGSLHPLSIVYNLFLAPAISYILLPLSFLTVLCPDLVPAFDFVMELFAKSLPVLSEPISLTVRPPPTIPLLWGWLLFWHLCFHFLRLHLWQGKDLR
- a CDS encoding hydrolase, with protein sequence MKYLVFLLVFASPSLNRDIPARSYFVVWNVGQGQWLTAITPASCHHFDMGGEFFPWQKIIFQCAQKENFVFLSHWDWDHIGALNQFKNMTRLQKLCIQLRPRGKTSGRKARLLSSYLDCPVQFKGAVWSTQSPRNTNEQSHVIAFNSYLIPGDSTSAQEKKWSTLSAFRQARVLILGHHGSQTSTSKELLDSLPALRMSVASARWARYRHPHSQVQWRLQKKKVPLLRTEDWGNIWFE